A stretch of DNA from Methanoplanus endosymbiosus:
TCCTGAAGGACCCCGACCTGACAAAAATAAGAAATTTAGGTCCGCAATCCGGGAAAACCCTTGAAAGCATTCTTTCAAATGAGCCACATTCATTGTATGGGACCGTAACAACGTACGGCCAGATGCCTAAACCGCCCCGTGTAACATCTGATTTAGACGTTTTTGTGAAAAATCCGGCTGCTTTTAATGAAAACGTGCTTTCAAAACTTGGCAAAAATTATGAAATTAAGGGTTCCGGCATCGTGAATAAGGTAGGGGCTGAAAAAACTGCTCATGCTGTAGATACCCACCCAATACCTGATGGTTATCCGGGATTTAAACAACCAAAACCAGTTAAAACAAATATTTACACCGGAGACAAAGCGCCCAAATTGCCTTTTGACTGGATGCCTGATAAACTGCTTAAGGCTGACAAACTTACACAGGAACCCTTATACAGTCAGGCCGGCCGGAAGGCTGCCGGAGTTATGGGTGGTCCAGAAGGGAAACTTAAATGGAAATATGGTCCTGCCCCACACAGGGGGAAAGACCTTGTGGACCTCGTGGATGTAAGCCAGTACCTTGCAGAACAGAAGAGGCAGACAATAAACCCTTTTAAGAAGGTTCAGGCAGTCAGGCTACAGAAATCAATTGATACCCTGAAGGGCACCGGAATGTATAAAGATGCCCTGAAAGCATCACAGAAGGAAATTACAGGGAAACCCGGAGAACTTACAATAAATATCAATAAAAGTCCGAGTCCTGGTAAAATCAATGTGATAAAACCTGTATTCTCACCATCACCAACAATACCCGGAAACAGGCGGCCATCGCCCACACCGTCAAAACCGAAAGGAAACAAAGAGAAAACTTCTTCTTCTCCTCCACCTGGTGAAGGTTCAAAAATAGATTATGATTTTGTTGGTAGAGGCTCTCCAAAGGTTCGTGACCCACCTATAGGTGGGGTACCTGTTGTGGTTGTACCAAGTCCCAGACCAGTGAAGGACCCGGACGGTTCAAAGGTCCCTGACCCGATTGTAGGCGGGGTTCCAGTAATACCGAGCCCCATAATTCCACCTCCACCCGGCGGAGGAGGAAGACGGCCAAACAGTATGAAATATCCAAGATATTCCACAGAAAAAAAATCAAAAAGCAAAACCGGGAAAAAAATACAGAAAAGCGGTTCAGAGTGGTTCATAACAAACTGGGGGGCTGGTTTTAGACCCGGTTCCGGCTTATTGCCATTGAAAATCAAAACTCCAAAGAAACTAAAATCAAATGCCTCCGCTTTAAACAAATCGTTTAAACCGCTAAAATTAAAAACACCAAAGTTCAAGGCACCAAAATTCAAATGATATTAATCACAATAATATTTTACCACACAATAATTACCGTAGGGAATGTTTATTTTGTTGTGGGTATATCAATATGTGCGGACGGCATTTCAACGATTGATGAAAAATAAACACCAGCCTGTCATCACCCAGACCCGCCGGATGCAGGCCGTTGTTGCCTGCACGTTTCCGCACACAAAAAATACTCCTTATAATTATATTATATCCTCGAAAATAAAAATATAAAAAACTGTATTTGTGCAAAGCATGTTGAAATCATAGTTTATTACTCGTATCGGAATAAAATCAAATACAGAGGCTTACAGAACGCCCTGTATTGTCTTCTTAACGGTTCTAAGGGGTTTTGCCATACCTAAAATAAAACCCCATCTCGTCCTTTCTTCAGATTTTTTGGTTAGTGCCAACTATTACCACCAACCAGATTATACAGAGTCCTCACAATGTCAAGGGGTCAAAATGTCCCTTTGATAACTGCTGAAAAAATAGCAGAGGGGTCATTGTTGCCTCTCTGCACCATGTCGAGGATCTCCACGAAATGGTCTTGGCATATTTTTAATGAGCTGTTTCCAAAATGGAAAGAACTCAAAGTGGCAAGGGGTCAAAATGACCTCTTGAAAATAAAATGGCAAGAGGCAACAATTGCCCCTTGCCAAAAACTGCAGAGTCGTCATTGTGAGGACTCTGCATCATATTGTTAACTATTCATCCGGGAGGTCGTTTACAAACCAGCCACAAAGGGGACACCACCAGCCTACCGGAAGATAACTTTGTTTCCCGTCATGGCGTGGTCTGATATAAACCCTGTTCATCAGTGCATTATCACATTTGGGATTTGTGCATGTGGGAGCCTTGAGTTTAGACATGAGCATGCTTAGTATATATACAACCCATAAAAAGATTGTGGATATAAAAATACAATGACCTTAAATTTACAAAAAGAGCTTAGAACATTTCTAAAAGAGCCGCTGGGGGGACTTGAACCCCCGGTCTGCTGATTACGAATCAGCCGCTATACCACTAAGCCACAGCGGCACTGCAACTGTGCCTGTATATATTGTACCCGCGAATTAATAAAACTGTCATTTCACATACGAAAGAATGCCGGATAAATAACAGAATTATAATAAGAAAACTGCCGGAATTTAAAAAACATATGATAGATTATTCCGGTAAGAAAAATAAAATATAATAAAATATAATAAAGTAAAACCCTGATAAATCAGGAATATCCCTTTATTGTAACGTTCTTATCGTCAAACTCTCTCTTCTCACTGCCGGACTTAGGCGCTTTAATCTCACCGAACTTCTCCTCATAGCCCTTTACGGTATTGGCTAACACCTCAGAGAAGTTCTTTGCATGCTTGGGGCTTATCGAGACAATCGACTTTGCACGGGCCTGGTTCGTTCCCGGAATTTCATGCATAAATACAAAAGTGAACTCGTCATCCTTAAAGGCGACCTGAATGCGGTTAGAATATACAGGATCAAGATCCTGAGGGATATTTACTGCTATCTCTCTCTTCTCCATGCCATTATATTTTATGCTCTAAGAGGTTAAGGTTTATTAAAGGCATGACGGAAGAAAGACTGACAGATATTTATACAGTAAAGAGCAGCAGACCGGAATCAGGGGATGAACTTAAATTCGGGAGATATAACGGAGAAGAACAAGAGGATGAAAAGCCGCAGTTAACCCCGATAAGCGGAGTGGTTGCCTGCCACGCCTGCCCGTTCCGCTACTACCTCGAAAAAAACCGGGAGAGAGGCGAAGAACCGGCTGAATACACCATAGCCAAGCAGATATCCTACCACACAGGCGATGAGATCATAGAGGCTGAGATCTTGGAAGAACTTGAGACAGTAAACCCTGACCTGACAGACGAGGACAGGCAGAACCTTAAAGAGTGGATCACTGCATGCAGGAGAGAGAAATGGCAGAGACCGGCAGAATATGACGTAAAGCTGAAATCAGAAAAGTTCGGGATATACGGACGGGCCGACCATATCTTTGACAGACCACCATATGTCGGCATAGTCAGAACCGCACCGGCCCCTGAAGCCGGAGTGTACGGAGCAGAGAGAATCCGGGCAGCAGCATTTGCATTCTGTGCTGAAGAGACCCTTGATGTACAATGCCGGGAAGTTTTAATTGAATATATCCCATCCGGAATATCAAGGATATGTAAAATCCAGCCAAAAGACCGGCGTGAAACGCTTAGGGCAATAAAGAAGGCAAAGGAGATTGACGGTGGAAAAATCCCAAAAAAACCAAAGGACGCACCCTGTGAGAGATGCTATCTCAGGGACGAATGCCCCGACATGCCAAAGAGCATACTTGACATATTATAAAGAACAAGGCCAAAAAATAGAATATATCCAGAAACAGGCAGAGTTCCGGGTGTTAAGAATCAGTACTCAATCCCTTCCCTGCCTTTAACGCCCTTATCGTAGTAATGCTTCACCTTCCTCATCTCAGTTACAAGATCTGCCCTCTCAATCAGTTCTTCCGGTGCATTCCGGCCCGTCATAATAACCTCAACATGCCCGGCCTTACTGTCAAGTGCAGAGAGAACATCTTCCACTTTAATAAGCCCCTTTGATATCGCAACATTAACCTCATCCATGACAACGAGGTCATACTCTCCACCCTTTAAAATTCCGGCAACCTTCTTCAGCCCCTCCTCAGCAGAACGGATGTCGTTATCATCCGGAACCCTGCCCAGTAAAAAGCCCTCGCCAAACTGCTCAATGGTGAAATTCTCAAAATAGTCCGGAACAGATAGTTCAGCAGTATTTCCCTTCTTGATAAACTGCCCGAAGAAGACTTTTCCTCCGGAAATCAAAGTTCTTATAGACAGTCCAAGAGCCGCTGTCGTCTTTCCCTTGCCATCCCCTGTATTAATGTGTATATATCCTTTCCTCATAATTTTACCTCCGGGATTACAGAATAATCCAAAAAAGAGTTCAATAATGAATAATTGGAGATAAGACCATTTTAATTTGATCATTTGACCGGACATTTCAGCAGGGATTTTCCGGAATTTTCAGCGGGAAAGAATATATCAGATTGAGACCATCCTTAAAAACATGGAGAATGATCATGATATATTCAGTGCCGAGGAGAACCTCTATGATTCGGTCAGGAAAAACATCTGTACCTGTGCCACCGATATGGAGATCACCCCCGACATTGAGGGATTTTTAAAGAAACCCATGAGGGAGCTCCATGTCTCACTTCCGGTGAGGATGGATGACGGCACAATAAAGACCTTTCAGGGTTTTCGGGTTCAGTATAACAATGCAAGAGGGCCGACAAAGGGCGGAATCAGGTACCACCCGGACGAGAACGCCGACACCATCCGTGGCCTTGCGGCGATAATGGCGATGAAATGTGCCCTGAATGAGCTGCCGCTCGGAGGGGCGAAGGGTGGCATCATATGCAACCCAAAGGAGATGTCAGACGGCGAGGTTGAGCGGATGTCAAGGGCATATATTCAGGCTCTCGGCCCGTTCATCGGGCCTGACATCGACATTCCTGCACCGGATGTGTACACAGACAGCAGAATTATGGGCTGGATGGCCGATGAATACTGCAAATACAGGGGCAGCAGCCACTTTGAGGTCATCACCGGAAAGCCGCTCTCAATTGGCGGTTCGGAAGGCAGAAGCACCGCAACGGCCAGAGGCGGATGGTTTACAGTCCGGGAGGCTGCAAAGGAGATGGGGCTTGAGCTTAAGGAGTTTTCTGCCGGACATCTGCCCGATCAAAATTCCGGTACGAAAAAACCTCTCGCTGCCGTGCAGGGTTTTGGCAATGTCGGCTATAATGCGGCACTGATTGGAAAGGAAAGTTATGACTGCCGGATCGTTGCCTTAAGTGACAGCAGGGGGGCTATATATAATGAGGAGGGCTTTGATCCACGTCCGGTCATGAAATTTAAGAAAGAGAATAAGACCCTTACCGGTTATCCCGGCTCTGAGAGTATCTCCAATAAAGAACTGCTTGAGCTGGAGGTTGACATTCTTATTCCGGCCGCACTTGAGCATGTGATAACGAATGAGAACGCCGGAAATGTCAGGGCAAAGATTGTGGCAGAGTTTGCCAACGGCCCTGTAACAACCGATGGTGAGGAGATATTACTTGAGAAAAATATTCATATTATCCCGGACATCCTCTGCAATGGCGGCGGTGTCATAGTCTCATATTATGAGATGGTTCAGAACCTGAATATGGATCACTGGGATGAGAATTTTGTCAATAAGAGACTTGATGGTAAGATGACAAAGACCTATCATAAAGTCCTGGCATCCTCAAAACTGCATTCGATATCTATGAGAAAAGCAGCCTATACTATGGCACTCAATAAGCTTGTTGAGTCTATGGCTGCAAGGGGCTGGATCTGAAAATAAGGCTTTTTTAGGAGGAAAAATCTTTATTTTCCATACATATTTATCAGCCGGATTAAGTCAGCAAAGCCTTCCATCTCCATCTCAAGAACCTCATTTTTTGTCATACCCATGCTGGTCTCGGCATCGGCTGTGAGCATATCAGGCCCTCTGACAACAGTTCTTTCTATGCCGTCTTCTGAGAGAATCTCCACTGCCTCTGCTTCAAAGATAAATGACCTGCCGGGGATTATTACGGTTTTTTCAAGGCGGGATTTATCCAGTTTCCTGAGGTCGTCTGATGTTAAGAGACAGGCTATCTCCTTTTTTGCCGGAACAACCCATGTGTCATTTCCGCATGCGTCAAGGATCTTCTGTATCGGGTGTGCGGCTATGCTTCCGCTGATGACACTTGCCTTTCCGGTTACACGGGGGAGTTTATCAAGGAGATCAGGTTCGTTGATAATTACGAAAGGTGAGCCGATTGACGGGTCATACATCGGCGTGCCGCTTATCTTCATATTGTAGCGGCTGTTTAAGCCCTCGACTATCTCTGCAAATTCCCTCACTGTATGCAGGAGGAAGACATCGTCCATTACAGGGGCATTGCCAAGGATTAAACCCTGATCTGTCCGGTTCGCAAAGCGCATTATAATAAATCCCTTTGCGCCGGCTTCGTCAAGCCACCGGCAGGTCTCTTCGAGAACTTCGCCGTCGTTTATGCCCGGAATTATGACTGCTGCGGCATAGACATCTATCTTTTCACAGAGGCGTTTTAGGACTGCGAGTGAGGCTTCAGGGTTTTTGTCGCCCATGTATTCGGCCCGGAGTTTTGGGTCGGATGCAAATATGGTAAATGATATCTCTGACAGGCCGCATTCTATCATGAAGTCGGCGAGGTCAGGATCGTCAAAGCCTTTTCCGCTGGTATAGCCTATATGAAGGGGAGCCTCCATTGAGCCGAGGATCTCCATTAGGTCTTTGAATTCCGGATAGCAGGACGGGTCTCCGCCGCCGCTTATTGTTATCTTGTCAAGAGAACCGCCTATCATCTGGAGGTTTGCAAGGACATCGTCTGCAACTTCTTTTAAGGGTTTGAAGTCCTCGTATCTCTCCCTCACTCCGTCTGTGCAGTATTCACAGCCTTTTGAGAAAGGAAGACAGTATTTGCACCCGAATGGTTCGGGATTCTCTTCCTTTTTTAATTTTTTAAAGTAACAGTAACTGCAAAAGCCCTGGCAGTCTATGCCAGGTCTTCCTCCTATATCCACGGTCAGGTGCGCCATTATCTTTCCTTCTTTAACATTGTAGGTATTCTCAGATTAATTGATTGGGTTTATGGCAGGTTCTGATTATATTTCAGGTCTTTTTCCACCACCGGCAACCCATGATGTCAGAACCAAATGACAGCTTATATATCGGAATAAATGCAACGTATATAGTGCGCCTCAGTGGCTTAGCGGTATAGCGGCTGATTTGTAATCAGCAGGTCACGAGTTCGATTCTCGTCTGAGGCTTATTCTTTTTTTATGGTTTTGTTAAATCCTGTAATGTGAATCAGAATTGTAGTTAAATTATGTCATAAATTTTTAAAGAGAGACTGCCATATTTCTGTAAATGGTCAGGATATACCAAATAATTATTTTACGATCATGGCAGCAGAAAGCCCACGACTTTAGCCGTGGGAGTATGTCAGCGGAGAAAAGTGAACAGTCCGGACAACTGTAATATTTCCGGATGCCGGCACCAAATAACAGCTTATATATAGGAATAAATTCAACCTAAGTAGTGCGCCTCAGTGGCTTAGCGGTATAGCGGCTGATTTGTAATCAGCAGGTCACGAGTTCGATTCTCGTCTGAGGCTTCAGGAATTTATATCCGGTTTTTCGCAAACTTATTTATCTTCGTCCTGTTTTTTTATGCCATGATGTTTCATGAGATAACTCCA
This window harbors:
- a CDS encoding cob(I)yrinic acid a,c-diamide adenosyltransferase; translation: MRKGYIHINTGDGKGKTTAALGLSIRTLISGGKVFFGQFIKKGNTAELSVPDYFENFTIEQFGEGFLLGRVPDDNDIRSAEEGLKKVAGILKGGEYDLVVMDEVNVAISKGLIKVEDVLSALDSKAGHVEVIMTGRNAPEELIERADLVTEMRKVKHYYDKGVKGREGIEY
- a CDS encoding DUF3467 domain-containing protein, whose protein sequence is MEKREIAVNIPQDLDPVYSNRIQVAFKDDEFTFVFMHEIPGTNQARAKSIVSISPKHAKNFSEVLANTVKGYEEKFGEIKAPKSGSEKREFDDKNVTIKGYS
- the mmp10 gene encoding methyl coenzyme M reductase-arginine methyltransferase Mmp10 (Mmp10 (methanogenesis marker protein 10) is a cobalamin-requiring radical SAM methyltransferase that creates the methylarginine modification to methyl coenzyme M reductase.), with protein sequence MAHLTVDIGGRPGIDCQGFCSYCYFKKLKKEENPEPFGCKYCLPFSKGCEYCTDGVRERYEDFKPLKEVADDVLANLQMIGGSLDKITISGGGDPSCYPEFKDLMEILGSMEAPLHIGYTSGKGFDDPDLADFMIECGLSEISFTIFASDPKLRAEYMGDKNPEASLAVLKRLCEKIDVYAAAVIIPGINDGEVLEETCRWLDEAGAKGFIIMRFANRTDQGLILGNAPVMDDVFLLHTVREFAEIVEGLNSRYNMKISGTPMYDPSIGSPFVIINEPDLLDKLPRVTGKASVISGSIAAHPIQKILDACGNDTWVVPAKKEIACLLTSDDLRKLDKSRLEKTVIIPGRSFIFEAEAVEILSEDGIERTVVRGPDMLTADAETSMGMTKNEVLEMEMEGFADLIRLINMYGK
- a CDS encoding Glu/Leu/Phe/Val family dehydrogenase; translated protein: MENDHDIFSAEENLYDSVRKNICTCATDMEITPDIEGFLKKPMRELHVSLPVRMDDGTIKTFQGFRVQYNNARGPTKGGIRYHPDENADTIRGLAAIMAMKCALNELPLGGAKGGIICNPKEMSDGEVERMSRAYIQALGPFIGPDIDIPAPDVYTDSRIMGWMADEYCKYRGSSHFEVITGKPLSIGGSEGRSTATARGGWFTVREAAKEMGLELKEFSAGHLPDQNSGTKKPLAAVQGFGNVGYNAALIGKESYDCRIVALSDSRGAIYNEEGFDPRPVMKFKKENKTLTGYPGSESISNKELLELEVDILIPAALEHVITNENAGNVRAKIVAEFANGPVTTDGEEILLEKNIHIIPDILCNGGGVIVSYYEMVQNLNMDHWDENFVNKRLDGKMTKTYHKVLASSKLHSISMRKAAYTMALNKLVESMAARGWI
- a CDS encoding Dna2/Cas4 domain-containing protein; translated protein: MTEERLTDIYTVKSSRPESGDELKFGRYNGEEQEDEKPQLTPISGVVACHACPFRYYLEKNRERGEEPAEYTIAKQISYHTGDEIIEAEILEELETVNPDLTDEDRQNLKEWITACRREKWQRPAEYDVKLKSEKFGIYGRADHIFDRPPYVGIVRTAPAPEAGVYGAERIRAAAFAFCAEETLDVQCREVLIEYIPSGISRICKIQPKDRRETLRAIKKAKEIDGGKIPKKPKDAPCERCYLRDECPDMPKSILDIL